The Kocuria flava nucleotide sequence GGAGGCAGGTCGGCGGCGGCGGTGCCGCCGAACAGGGACAGCTGGTCGTCGTGGGACACGCTGCGACGTCCTCTCGCTCGTTCGTCGTCGCGCGGCGGGGCCGCGCGCTGGGGGCCGGTGCGGGCCCGTGCGGGGTTTCCGGGAGGGACCCGGCGCAGGGGGTCCCGGCGCCGGGTCCCGGGCTCGGACGCCGGGGCGGGCGGGCCGGGGGCGTGGTGCGGGCGGGCCCGGGCCGGGCGGTCCCGGTGCGGAGCCGCCGGACGGCGCTGCGGCGCAGCCGGACGGGGGCCCGCGGGGCCGCGGCGCCGGGGGCCACGCAAAAGCGCCCGCCGGCGGCGGGCGCTTCGGCGGGCGGACCCGGCTCAGCCCTGGTCGTCGTCCTGGCCGGGGCGCAGGCCCTCGTAGATCTCCTTGCAGGTGGGGCAGACCGGGAAGCGGCTCGGGTCGCGTCCGGGCAGCCAGACCTTGCCGCACAGCGCGATCACGGGCTCGCCCGAGAGGGCGGACTCCATGATCTTCTCCTTGCGCACGTAGTGCGCGAACCGCTCGTGGTCCCCGGGCTCCTGCAGCTCCCGGGTCTCCTCGCGCTCGATGGTCGAGGTGCCGCCCGCGGGACGTGCCGGATCGGTGCCGTAGGGGCTGTCGTCCAGCCCGCTGGTCGGGGTGCCGGTGGTCGACGCTGGGATGAGGTCCATGCGGGCCAGTTTACCCCCGTCCGTCCTCGGCCCGCGCCGGACCCG carries:
- a CDS encoding DUF3039 domain-containing protein, which codes for MDLIPASTTGTPTSGLDDSPYGTDPARPAGGTSTIEREETRELQEPGDHERFAHYVRKEKIMESALSGEPVIALCGKVWLPGRDPSRFPVCPTCKEIYEGLRPGQDDDQG